In Drosophila subpulchrella strain 33 F10 #4 breed RU33 chromosome X, RU_Dsub_v1.1 Primary Assembly, whole genome shotgun sequence, the DNA window TCCTCTTTTAAACGAGGTTTAGAGATTAAGCGCATTTTAAtatccgatttttccgtaattccattggcattcagaatgggaacccaaaactgcacttctaaaaTCCATAACTTTGGTTATTCAATACCGATTTtaaagtgggatacctctatgagttgtgaattttctaataatctacatcaAAGTCTATCTTTCAAAGTAggataaaaattttaacccattttcatgtttgattTTTCCGTACTTCCAATGGCTTTCAAgttgggaacccaaaactgcacttctaaaaTCTATAACTTTGGTTAATCAATACCTATTTTTAAGTGGGATACCGTTATGAGTTTGTGAGgcaattctctaataatctgtATCATAATTTATCTCTTAAaggagggtcaaaattttaagcCAGAAATTTCCACTAGAGTTTATAAAGACCCTCAAAGACTTAAAGATAACCATGCTCCACTGTCTTTCGCGTTGTGGGCGTGTCGCGGCCTTAGCAATTTTATCAGATCCAGTTCCCaatatgcaaattgccccCGCCTTCGGTTCGCTTCGGTTTCATTTTCCTGGGCTTTTTATTTGTGAGCGACTTCATTTTGGTTTCGCTGCCCCTTTGCGGATGGCGcaaaattatagaaaattgCCATGATTGGCCCGCGATGCTGCCGGCCTGCCAGGCAGTCAGTCAATCTGGCAAGGTTTTTTTTCCATCTCtttgtatttttgtatttttgcaTCCAGCCAAATAAACCCGACTAACATGCGTCTTACCGCTCTTTCCATGCGATGCTGCCCCTTGCCCTACCCACACGTCGTGTTCCGGTGCCCGATGAGCGATTCGATTACCTGGTGGACTACCACAAGCCGGCCAGGTGAGTTCCAAAAGGATCCAAGTCCTTTGGTTTTTAGTTTGGCATTGCTTTTAACCAACATTCTGTACACTTACAACAAGTTCCGGGACTTGTACACTTCACACTTGGTTGCCTTTTGCTTGTTAAGTTTAAAAAAGTACCTACATAGATGCAAAGATTAATATATGAAAccaaaaactataaaaaaaactagTGTGGTGCCCGCCTATCTGAACGTCGTGGACATTGCCGGCCTGGTGAAGGGAGCCGCCGAGGGTCAGGGTCTGGGCAACGACTTCCTGTCGCACATCAGCGCCTGCGATGCCATCTTTCACCTGTGCCGCGCCTTCGAGGACCCGGATGTGACTCATGTTGAGGGCGAGGTGGACCCGGTGCGCGATCTGGAGATCATCTCCGAGGAGCTGCGCCTCAAGGACGAGGAGAATCTGCTCAAGAACCTGGACAAActggagaaagtggtggcCCGCGGCGGCGACAAGAAGCTGAAGCCCGAATACGACTCGATGGTCAAGATCAAGGAGATCCTCATCGACCAGAAGCGTCATCTGCGCTTCGAGGACTGGAATGCCCATGATGTGAGTGCGATAAAATCCATATAAAGGAAGATTATAGCTTGCCAATCCTtaatatatcatcttcatttCCTAAACCCTCTAAAACCATTTTTATATGTGCTTATAAGTAATGCTTTGACTATgtattttgcattttaaatatgttgTTACTACCAATTGGCCGTCTTTCTTGTGGACTTTTTCGTGTGACCTTGTGATTTGCCATCCCGTTCTCGTTAATGCTACCACTTCTTCGCTCTTTCAGATTGAGGCGCTGAATAAGTATCTGTTCCTGACCTCCAAGCCGATGATCTACCTGGTGAACCTCTCCGACAAGGACTTCATCCGCAAGAAGAACAAGTGGCTGCCGAAGATCAAGGAATGGATCGACAAGAACGATCCGGGAGCCCTGCTGATCCCCTTCTCTGGGGCCTTCGAGCAGCAGGTGTCCGAGAAGGACGAACTGGAGCGCAAGGCCTACGAGACGGAGACCAAGTGCAAGAGCATGCTGGAGAAGATCATCGTGACGGGCTACAAGGCCCTGCAGCTGGAGTACTTCTTCACCGCCGGACCGGATGAGGTGAAGGCCTGGACCGTGCAGAAGGGCACCAAGGCACCACAGGCCGCCGGGCGCATTCACACCGACTTCGAGAAGGGCTTCATCATGGCCGAGGTGATGCACTTCGAGGACTTCAAGTCGGAGGGCAGCGAGGTGAATGCCAAGGCCGCGGGCAAGTACCGCCAACAGGGACGCAACTACACCGTCGAGGACGGCGACATCATCTTCTTCAAGTTCAACGCCGGCGCCGGCCTGAAGGATGCCAAGAAGAAATGATACCGTCTGGCCATGCTCATTGCCATGTCCGCCGTTTTGTACATTAACTTGATCTTATACTCCCAGATGTTTCGCTTCACCAGAGGCTAGCGCCTCGTTGCCCATGCCCTCACTCTCATGTTCGAGGCCCCAACATGCATTTtgaatttccttttttttgtacGCTATGTAAACACGCTTATGACACACACTCAACCGTTGTTTGTTATTGTATCAGGCGGGATTTGATATGAAACCATTATTGTGCACGACCTCTCAAAAGGCATTTGTTTAAATAAGTTGGATTTCAGGAAAATTCGTCTTATAAGTAGCGGCCATAAAGAAATGCCTTTAAATGTAAGCTGAATATATCCAACTAACTAAGGCCTTATGACAATAACTTGAATTTTCACTAACTGACTGgatttatttcaaaatgtCTATACATAgcttaaaatcattttaaggtattttatattatatgtaGGATACcacgattttttttataaatccaGCTTGTCAAAACTGAAGTCAGTGTCATAAGGGTTAACTCCAAAAAATGGTATAAacgattaacatttttatactctTACAATtttggaataaaataaaaatggatgTGCGGCTTAACTTTAAAATTAGgatttctttttatacccttagGGCCTTATGACAATTGCCTAATTTTTGAATAACACTGGACTTATATCAAAAATGTTAGGCAACCTAGAGAAAAAAGGGTCTACagcttaaaaacattttataataagTCCAGCTAGTCAAAAATCAAGTGTCATAAGGCCTTTACTTCACAAAATATTACGAAATATGGAAATTTTTGTACACTTCTgaaatttttgaataaaataaggaTGGATGTGTGATATGCCTTTGTAATTGGGAATTCTTTTCGTACCCTTTGGACCCTGCCCAAAATAAACAATAAGCATCGACATCTCCCCTGTTGTCAGGCAATGACAGTCGGGCAAGCAAAGTCCCGGCTTTCTATTGCTTCGCTGGGGCAAAACTTTTTAATCATGCTGGCAAAGTTGGTGGAAACACCTGTGCAAACCTCTTTGCCACCAGAAACCAGAGCCACCAGGAAAATCGGCCAAGTGCAAGGGGCGGCGGCTCAAAGACTCAAAGGGGGGGCCATGTGGTGCTGTGCAAATGCAGCTGCATCCAGCACACAAAGGATCGCGTGGTTTGGGTGGTTGAGGTGGCCGGATGGTTGCACTGACTCTGGTCGCAGCGGCAACTTGCTAAGCACATAATTTGGTTTACCGCATTGCCAAACATGCGCCGCCAGAAACACGCATATCCCCCCAAATCCCATCCCCGAAACCCCCTTTTCGGTTGGGTTTTCTGGGCTCTGTTAATCTTTGCCGAAAGAAACTTTTCTTTTGCACTGTGTGCTGGAATCAAGGGCTAACATTTGAAAAGggttttgaaaaatatttaaagtactgaaatcattttaattttgggtGAATTGAGATTTTAAAATGGTATAAAGGCTTTTTCCAAAGTACGTATGTACTTAAATCTTTTTACTTTTGGTAAAGAATTCCTAATTgaaattttaacatttttaaaaggttttcaaaagattttccaaaaaatcttaaaaacatttttttttatcagttTAATTTTGTGTAAATTGAGATTTTCTTAAGAAAGAACGGTAAAGAATCCCTAAttgacattttaaaatttgttaaaggttttttttttagaaaatcttaaaagtattttttttaatcagttTAATTTTGTGTAAATTGTTGTACAACATTATTTTGAGTACCTTATGCATTAGGCCTTATATTTTACAACATACGTtaaattataaacatttttgtattCTTAAGATccataatattaattttaaaactaacaaatatgtttttttaacaaaattaaaagctACTATTTCAAgttgataaataaataagtaaaaatcaatataaatataaatcagAAAAATATATTCGTTAGGAATTTTATCAAATAAGCTAGGCTTTTGGTAAGGATTTTTAGGTTTCCTTTTAAAAAGGTAATGTGACTATTGATATTTACCCTGTATGTTTTATTTACACCACTAACTTTTCTGTATTTTATTATCCACAGTTCCACTGTGCCAACTGCATCCTTGTGTGTTGGCTGCAAAAGTTTTTTGCGTGAGCCCGACAACTTTTCATATGAAATGTGCAAAATTACACACTCCCCCGGCCGAAAGAAACGAGCcgagaaaaatattttgaatgtTTTATTAGCTCAAAACTGGCCagaaagggggcgtggcagttgCGGCGAAATGGAGAAATGCAATTTCAGTGGATTTGTAGTTAATTAAAGTGTAATGTCTGCCCATGTACGGCTGCCTCCAGCGGAGGATGTGGAAAAGGAGCAGGATTCAGGAGCCGGAGAAGTCGGGGTGCCAACGTTGACAAGGCCCATCAGAGGAGCGTGAAATATGGCCACTTTAGAGTCCGGCCAAATGGCCCGTTTGCCGTGGAACTGCTCTGTCCTCGACGTCCGTCAACAAAGGGGGCAAACACAAATCATTCGGAATACAACAAGTCGGAATAGTGGCGATTTTCAGGTGAGCGACTAGAGAATGCCCTTTGTGGACTACAGTTTATGAGAAAATTATAAGGAACTGTTAGGgaaatttcaatttgttttagaaGCTTTTGgaagctttaaaataagatatgggtaataataaaaatattaatcaGCTGGAAACTATTTTTATAGCTTGATCAAATTTGGTATTCTtctgaaaaataattttgcgaaagaaatatttttttagtagtCTAAAGTACTAATGGAATCAATATTTGGCTTTGATATTatcattttgtatttatttaaaaaaattgatttcacTTCTTTAAATTATGTATTATATTTtcacatttatataaaagtatACAAATTGGGTAATTATTAGATTTAGTCACTTTTatctaatttaaattaattttaattaagtaTTGCTTTTAATATGATATAAacttaaattgttttttttacttAAATTTTCTAAATGTGCATTAAAAGAATACATTTACTTTTTTAGTTAAAGTCATAttattctattatttattttatagaaaaccataaaatatatttaaaggtAAATAAGAACCAATTTTAATCCCTCTACTTatagcaataaaatattttcgaaaatagcACATTATAAAATCAATATATTCGAAAATCTGTAGATTAGATTTTTCCAAGATAGCGATGCCATAGTCGTGGGGTTTTTCGCGTCCTGCGGCTCCGCCATTCATGCACTCAATTCAGAGATTCAGAAATTCATTcaattcaattgaaaaatggCGCTTGAATATTTGACGCATGCAAAATGGGGCGTTAGagcggtgggtggtgggtgggggcgtggcacgccGTCAGCATCAACTGTCACTTGCAGGGCATCGTGGGCAGCAAAGCGTTAAAAATGACTGTCATAAATTAATGAGCGACGAacgcggcggcggcggcggcgctCGAGTGACGCATcgaaattgaattgaatataTTTTTCGCTGAATTGGCATTCATTATTCATTTACAGCTGTCTCTAGACATTCGCTGGGCATATCTATATGCATGTAGCCATTCTATTCCAAATACCTTTAATTGCTTGTAAAAAGTGCAGTGCACCGTAAGCTGCACCATCGCTCTCTCGTCTCAATTTCAATCCCAATCTGGCCATAAACGTGACAATAATATAAATCAGCAGATTGTGCCGCTCTCGATGGGCTCCGGAATGGGGAATCCGGAACCTTATCGTCATAATCACGTCGACAGCCCCCCAATATCCACCACCGCCCCCCACATCATTGCCATTCCCATCATTATGATCATTATCATCGGCGTAGCCCCATCATCATTGTTCCTGTCGTCTATGCCGGCATTTAACTTAATGCCCACATGCGGCGACAGCGTAAAACGATTTGAGTCCTGGATTAGATCCCCAGCTGCAGCAACAGTAGTTCACAGTGGTTGGGGGCGGTCACAGGGGTCACCGGAGGGGGGCCTCAGGGGGTCAAGGGTCACGACTCGCGGGTGGTGCTGCAACCAAGGTAAAACGTGCCGTTCATGGAAATAAAGCGTGTAATTGTTTTGGCAGCTGCCGAAACGTTTTAACAGCTAATTAAGAAGCCATCAGACAGAGGAAAATGGCAGGAGAAAGTGAAGAGAAAGCTGCGAGGATAGCGGAAATGAAATACCTGGCGAATAGGAAATGCTTAACTTAAGATGATCTTATTAAAACGATAAACCAGGGTCATCATCATAGGTTGCATATATCTctagatattttatttttctaccCTAGAAGTAGATCCACAATTTTAACagtcttaaaattaaaactttagTTTACAAGTGAGTGAATTCAATTACTAACTTTGTGAGGTATCGCTTTTTGAAATCGGTTTTGGGTCACCTTTTTGTAGGTcctagaatttttttttttaaaaagttaaaaagcTAATCAGTTTTTCTCATTAcacattttaaatgtaaattattACACAATTTaagtaaaaaatttgaaacGAAAGTTGGGCTTGTCTAGTTATGGGTACTAAAAGTAAAGTTTTGGGTCACCTTTGGATCCATTCATCAAGACAATCTGTGAAGAAAATGAAACAACgtcaaaaacaaatatttcaatGCAAACTAACTAAGGTCACTTCAGAAGTTCGATCCAATGTGTCCAGATTTTGCCCACTTTGGGTGTAAGATCTATGATTCCCGTACCGCTAATCCGACTGACTGCCCCGCTGCCAGTCGGATGGATTGCAATCCTCTCTGCACTTAGCCGCATGAATCTTCCAGGGCTTTTGGGAAATGGGGAGATTTCGAACTGACGAGTTGATTTGGCAAAGCCGCAGTCGGCAGAGCAATCTCATTAACACCT includes these proteins:
- the LOC119556041 gene encoding obg-like ATPase 1, with protein sequence MPPKKHDEPERKPLIGRIGTNLRIGIVGVPNVGKSTFFNVLTQSAAPAENFPFCTIKPNESRVPVPDERFDYLVDYHKPASVVPAYLNVVDIAGLVKGAAEGQGLGNDFLSHISACDAIFHLCRAFEDPDVTHVEGEVDPVRDLEIISEELRLKDEENLLKNLDKLEKVVARGGDKKLKPEYDSMVKIKEILIDQKRHLRFEDWNAHDIEALNKYLFLTSKPMIYLVNLSDKDFIRKKNKWLPKIKEWIDKNDPGALLIPFSGAFEQQVSEKDELERKAYETETKCKSMLEKIIVTGYKALQLEYFFTAGPDEVKAWTVQKGTKAPQAAGRIHTDFEKGFIMAEVMHFEDFKSEGSEVNAKAAGKYRQQGRNYTVEDGDIIFFKFNAGAGLKDAKKK